The following proteins are encoded in a genomic region of Vulpes vulpes isolate BD-2025 chromosome X, VulVul3, whole genome shotgun sequence:
- the SASH3 gene encoding SAM and SH3 domain-containing protein 3 isoform X1 has translation MLRRKPSNASEKEPTQKRKLSLQRSSSFKDFAKSKPSSPVVSEKEFNLDDNIPEDDSSVPTTEDAGKSGKKLGKKWRAVISRTMNRKMGKMMVKALSEEMGDTLEEGSASPTSPDCSLDSPSPEKMALAFSEQEERELPALSRQASTGSELCSPSPGSGSFGEEPPAPQYTGPFCGRARVHTDFTPSPYDHDSLKLQKGDVIQIIEKPPVGTWLGLLNGRLGSFKFIYVDVLPEEAAGPARSSRRQSKGKRPKPKTLHELLERIGLEEHTSTLLLNGYQTLEDFKELRETHLNELNITDPQHRAKLLTAAELLLDYDTAGSEEAEEGTESSQEPGANTVSEPKVDIPRDSGCFEGSESGRDEAELAGAEEQLHGLSLAGAP, from the exons ATGTTGCGCCGCAAACCCTCCAACGCCAGTGAGAAGGAGCCCACTCAGAAGAGAAAG CTCTCACTTCAGCGCTCCAGCAGCTTCAAGGATTTTGCCAAATCCAAACCCAGCTCCCCTGTGGTGAGCGAGAAGGAATTTAATCTGGATGATAAT ATTCCAGAAGACGACTCAAGTGTCCCTACCACAGAAGATGCTGGGAAGAGTGGCAAAAAGCTGGGGAAAAAGTGGAGGGCCGTGATCTCCCGAACCATGAACAGGAAGATGGGCAAGATGATGGTGAAGGCCCTGTCAGAAGAGATG ggagacACTCTGGAGGAGGGCTCCGCCTCCCCAACATCTCCAGACTGCAGCCTGGACAGCCCCAGCCCTGAGAAGATGGCACTGGCCTTTTCTGAGCAGGAGGAGCGCGAGCTCCCAGCACTTAGCCGTCAGGCATCCACAG GCAGTGAGCTTTGCAGCCCCAGCCCAGGCTCTGGCAGCTTTGGAGAGGAACCACCTGCCCCCCAGTACACAGGGCCCTTCTGTGGCAGGGCACGAGTCCACACCGACTTCACTCCCAGCCCCTATGACCATGACTCGCTGAAACTGCAG AAAGGAGATGTGATCCAGATCATTGAAAAGCCACCCGTGGGCACATGGCTGGGCCTGCTCAATGGCAGGCTGGGATCTTTCAAGTTCATCTATGTGGATGTGCTGCCAGAGGAGGCCGCGGGGCCTGCCCGCTCCAGCCGCCGACAAAGCAAGGGCAAGAGGCCCAAGCCAAAGACTCTGCACGAGCTGCTGGAGCGCATAGGCCTGGAG GAGCACACGTCCACCCTGCTGCTCAATGGCTACCAGACTCTAGAGGACTTCAAAGAGCTTCGAGAAACGCACCTCAATGAGCTGAACATCACAGACCCACAGCATCGAGCCAAGCTGCTCACAGCCGCCGAGCTGCTGTTGGACTACGACA cAGCCGGCAGCGAGGAAGCGGAAGAGGGCACCGAAAgcagccaggagccaggggcaAACACTGTGTCTGAACCCAAGGTGGACATTCCTCGAGACTCTGGCTGTTTCGAGGGCTCAGAGAGCGGACGTGATGAGGCGGAGCTGGCGGGCGCTGAGGAGCAGCTACATGGCCTCTCCCTGGCCGGGGCGCCTTGA
- the SASH3 gene encoding SAM and SH3 domain-containing protein 3 isoform X2 — MLRRKPSNASEKEPTQKRKLSLQRSSSFKDFAKSKPSSPVVSEKEFNLDDNIPEDDSSVPTTEDAGKSGKKLGKKWRAVISRTMNRKMGKMMVKALSEEMGDTLEEGSASPTSPDCSLDSPSPEKMALAFSEQEERELPALSRQASTGSELCSPSPGSGSFGEEPPAPQYTGPFCGRARVHTDFTPSPYDHDSLKLQKGDVIQIIEKPPVGTWLGLLNGRLGSFKFIYVDVLPEEAAGPARSSRRQSKGKRPKPKTLHELLERIGLEEHTSTLLLNGYQTLEDFKELRETHLNELNITDPQHRAKLLTAAELLLDYDTGSEEAEEGTESSQEPGANTVSEPKVDIPRDSGCFEGSESGRDEAELAGAEEQLHGLSLAGAP, encoded by the exons ATGTTGCGCCGCAAACCCTCCAACGCCAGTGAGAAGGAGCCCACTCAGAAGAGAAAG CTCTCACTTCAGCGCTCCAGCAGCTTCAAGGATTTTGCCAAATCCAAACCCAGCTCCCCTGTGGTGAGCGAGAAGGAATTTAATCTGGATGATAAT ATTCCAGAAGACGACTCAAGTGTCCCTACCACAGAAGATGCTGGGAAGAGTGGCAAAAAGCTGGGGAAAAAGTGGAGGGCCGTGATCTCCCGAACCATGAACAGGAAGATGGGCAAGATGATGGTGAAGGCCCTGTCAGAAGAGATG ggagacACTCTGGAGGAGGGCTCCGCCTCCCCAACATCTCCAGACTGCAGCCTGGACAGCCCCAGCCCTGAGAAGATGGCACTGGCCTTTTCTGAGCAGGAGGAGCGCGAGCTCCCAGCACTTAGCCGTCAGGCATCCACAG GCAGTGAGCTTTGCAGCCCCAGCCCAGGCTCTGGCAGCTTTGGAGAGGAACCACCTGCCCCCCAGTACACAGGGCCCTTCTGTGGCAGGGCACGAGTCCACACCGACTTCACTCCCAGCCCCTATGACCATGACTCGCTGAAACTGCAG AAAGGAGATGTGATCCAGATCATTGAAAAGCCACCCGTGGGCACATGGCTGGGCCTGCTCAATGGCAGGCTGGGATCTTTCAAGTTCATCTATGTGGATGTGCTGCCAGAGGAGGCCGCGGGGCCTGCCCGCTCCAGCCGCCGACAAAGCAAGGGCAAGAGGCCCAAGCCAAAGACTCTGCACGAGCTGCTGGAGCGCATAGGCCTGGAG GAGCACACGTCCACCCTGCTGCTCAATGGCTACCAGACTCTAGAGGACTTCAAAGAGCTTCGAGAAACGCACCTCAATGAGCTGAACATCACAGACCCACAGCATCGAGCCAAGCTGCTCACAGCCGCCGAGCTGCTGTTGGACTACGACA CCGGCAGCGAGGAAGCGGAAGAGGGCACCGAAAgcagccaggagccaggggcaAACACTGTGTCTGAACCCAAGGTGGACATTCCTCGAGACTCTGGCTGTTTCGAGGGCTCAGAGAGCGGACGTGATGAGGCGGAGCTGGCGGGCGCTGAGGAGCAGCTACATGGCCTCTCCCTGGCCGGGGCGCCTTGA